A stretch of Halogeometricum sp. S1BR25-6 DNA encodes these proteins:
- a CDS encoding LiaF transmembrane domain-containing protein codes for MSDTQSITTSRPPRTRRLLGGLVVVLGLILLADTTGVVAVDGFEVFLAGALVVYGGYRLVSERARHLLWPGTFLLVGTGWLLVEFGVLTGAQARQFWPLLVVLFGISLLRRRRHPGILSSDISITENGMTDESGITAVFEDARLDLRGVDVPTPSTVEAVAIFGDTEIVVPGDWVVVVESTSIFGTIRDLRRSHPTGEPDLIINGTAIFGDVRLMD; via the coding sequence ATGAGCGATACACAATCAATCACCACTTCTCGTCCGCCCCGAACACGCCGACTCCTCGGCGGGTTGGTCGTCGTGCTCGGACTCATCCTCCTCGCAGACACAACCGGCGTAGTCGCTGTCGACGGCTTCGAAGTATTCCTCGCTGGCGCACTCGTCGTCTACGGCGGCTACCGACTCGTGAGCGAACGCGCTCGCCACCTACTCTGGCCGGGGACGTTCCTCCTCGTCGGTACCGGTTGGCTGCTCGTTGAGTTCGGTGTCCTGACCGGCGCCCAAGCCCGTCAGTTCTGGCCCCTCCTAGTCGTGCTTTTCGGCATCTCGCTCCTCCGCAGACGTCGCCACCCCGGTATCCTGAGTTCCGATATCTCCATCACGGAGAACGGAATGACCGACGAGAGTGGTATTACCGCGGTATTTGAGGATGCCCGGCTTGACCTTCGGGGTGTAGACGTCCCCACGCCGAGCACTGTCGAGGCGGTCGCGATCTTCGGAGATACCGAGATTGTTGTCCCCGGCGACTGGGTCGTCGTCGTTGAATCGACGTCCATCTTCGGGACGATCCGCGATCTCCGACGATCACACCCAACCGGTGAGCCGGATCTCATCATCAACGGGACAGCCATCTTCGGCGATGTCCGTCTGATGGACTAA
- a CDS encoding DUF7437 domain-containing protein, giving the protein MTADHDRVRPDGGIDVLDPPPTDVMDEETLKPETLAQNAPRLETVVQLLNHPALARVYVYVCYWGPVAPPKIMEALDLSKSTTYEYVDRLVNLGLVDRDDSTRPQQLTADPIVIVEQYVPIIITPTVLHALALQEVDEDVEYFIDRHGIGKLIAALRGAGLHFAGKTTQRMVATDIDVRETEAMMIIYALKPALAVGQEHDPFFEYLFPDVHDEIDLPNLDEISGAPTHSSDADR; this is encoded by the coding sequence ATGACCGCTGATCACGACCGCGTTCGTCCGGATGGCGGGATCGACGTACTCGACCCGCCCCCAACGGATGTGATGGACGAAGAGACGCTTAAACCAGAGACGCTGGCCCAGAACGCCCCCCGACTCGAGACAGTCGTCCAGCTGCTCAACCACCCGGCACTGGCCCGCGTCTACGTCTACGTCTGTTACTGGGGCCCGGTCGCCCCGCCGAAGATCATGGAGGCGCTCGATCTCTCGAAATCGACCACCTACGAGTACGTCGATCGGCTCGTCAACCTCGGCCTCGTCGACCGCGATGACTCGACGCGCCCCCAACAACTGACCGCTGACCCAATCGTCATCGTCGAGCAGTACGTCCCGATCATCATCACGCCGACCGTCCTTCATGCCCTCGCGCTCCAGGAAGTCGATGAGGACGTCGAGTACTTCATCGACCGCCACGGCATCGGGAAGCTCATCGCCGCACTACGGGGTGCTGGACTCCACTTCGCGGGCAAGACAACCCAGCGGATGGTCGCCACCGATATCGACGTTCGCGAGACGGAAGCGATGATGATCATCTACGCGCTCAAGCCGGCATTGGCCGTCGGTCAAGAGCATGATCCGTTCTTCGAGTATCTGTTCCCGGACGTGCATGACGAAATTGATCTCCCTAACCTTGACGAGATATCTGGTGCTCCAACCCACTCGTCAGACGCCGATCGGTAA
- a CDS encoding helix-turn-helix transcriptional regulator, protein MGSTTGSPIDDIAYLARSEHRAPTLVALTVRPRSRSELWEMTGVSSSTIRRTLSEFDDRNWIRRNKYQYEATPLGAYIASAIAELIERVEIERTVRDVWQWLPNEESGFTIEICADAVVTVAESDNPYAPVNRFLTLLEDTDRFRFVGSDIALLEPCRDEFCQRVIDGMETEIIDPPGVARYIRSTYPDLSAETLASGNLTVWLHDNLPPYGIGIFDHRIAICGHDPDSVTVRVLLDTDSEDAHEWAESQYEFYRRRTPTVPLETVVD, encoded by the coding sequence ATGGGGTCGACCACGGGATCACCAATCGACGACATCGCGTACCTCGCACGGTCCGAGCACCGTGCCCCGACGCTTGTCGCGCTGACTGTCCGTCCCCGTAGCCGATCCGAACTCTGGGAAATGACTGGCGTCTCGTCGTCGACAATCCGACGGACACTAAGCGAGTTCGACGACCGTAACTGGATCCGTAGGAACAAGTACCAGTACGAGGCAACACCGCTCGGTGCGTACATTGCATCCGCCATTGCGGAACTGATCGAACGGGTCGAAATCGAGCGGACGGTTCGGGATGTCTGGCAGTGGCTCCCGAACGAGGAGAGCGGGTTCACGATCGAGATATGCGCCGATGCGGTCGTCACGGTCGCCGAATCCGATAACCCGTACGCCCCCGTCAACCGGTTCCTCACACTCCTTGAGGACACCGACCGATTCCGTTTTGTCGGGTCCGATATCGCGCTCCTCGAACCGTGTCGGGATGAGTTCTGCCAGCGAGTCATCGATGGCATGGAAACGGAGATTATCGACCCACCGGGCGTCGCTAGGTACATCCGGTCAACCTACCCGGACCTGTCTGCTGAGACCTTGGCGAGCGGCAATCTCACCGTCTGGTTACACGACAATCTCCCGCCGTACGGAATCGGGATTTTTGACCATCGAATCGCGATCTGCGGCCACGACCCAGACAGCGTCACGGTCCGTGTATTGCTCGACACCGACTCGGAGGACGCTCACGAGTGGGCAGAGTCGCAGTACGAGTTCTACCGTCGCCGGACTCCGACCGTCCCCCTCGAGACGGTCGTGGATTGA
- a CDS encoding PKD domain-containing protein produces MLDKPHSGIFGSQKWNAESVRLSKRALLKATGAFALASAALSVPVSAATAIDVRYGGCKSVKISNVTGTDVVTVDISYVDENGDGRGPVPIPATPSSEDPSRYPHPVDGPLTVRYLENQDTTFVRIDGGRNTAIRQITANDSAGDTVTTVQNPKSDCIQNSAPTAQFTASSATPILYEEVTFDASESGDSDGEIVLYEWDFDSDGTVDHVSSLPSDAVYTYQSIGMKDVTLTVMDDLGGTGSVTNSISVGLPQNGLRLWLRADEGVVESGGDVSMWQDQSGNHYDFTTADETERPALVSNAVNGRAALRFDGTGDRLQNESTLGIPNDSGRTFFVVCKYDQAVLDQGKRSPVLMQGLTGSSTNHYGFEGNSYRETDNRNYVYLVGSSYRTSVELDATYNVHTLRTTTFPAWEDIASTTTYYVNGVDSGSLSEITYNHVDFNGDTSTLGSFAHRAESGYSSHHGDIAEVLAYDEALSDDERRVVEQYLSEKYGL; encoded by the coding sequence ATGTTAGACAAACCACACAGCGGAATATTCGGGTCACAGAAATGGAACGCAGAGAGTGTCCGCTTGAGCAAGCGAGCGCTGTTGAAAGCAACAGGGGCGTTCGCTCTCGCTAGCGCAGCACTTTCAGTGCCGGTCAGTGCAGCTACTGCCATCGATGTCAGATACGGTGGGTGTAAGTCAGTCAAGATCAGCAATGTGACAGGCACCGATGTAGTTACCGTCGACATCTCGTACGTCGACGAGAACGGTGATGGTCGAGGACCGGTTCCGATTCCAGCGACCCCGTCGTCCGAAGATCCTTCTCGATATCCCCATCCAGTAGATGGACCGCTAACGGTCCGTTACCTCGAAAATCAGGATACGACGTTCGTCCGGATTGACGGCGGTCGGAACACTGCGATTCGGCAGATCACTGCGAACGATAGCGCCGGAGACACTGTCACCACGGTACAAAATCCCAAATCAGACTGTATCCAGAACAGTGCACCCACTGCGCAGTTCACAGCTTCGTCAGCTACTCCGATTCTCTACGAGGAGGTCACCTTCGACGCGTCTGAGTCTGGTGACTCGGACGGCGAAATCGTCCTCTACGAGTGGGACTTCGATAGTGATGGGACCGTAGACCACGTGAGCAGCCTCCCTAGTGACGCTGTGTACACCTACCAGAGCATCGGGATGAAAGACGTCACGCTCACCGTGATGGACGACCTTGGGGGAACGGGGAGTGTTACCAATTCGATCTCTGTCGGTCTCCCGCAGAACGGGCTACGTCTCTGGCTCAGAGCCGACGAGGGAGTCGTCGAATCGGGTGGAGATGTGTCGATGTGGCAGGATCAGAGCGGAAACCACTACGACTTCACCACCGCCGACGAGACGGAACGCCCGGCCCTGGTTTCGAACGCGGTGAACGGTCGGGCCGCATTGCGATTTGACGGAACCGGTGACCGCCTACAAAATGAGAGCACTCTCGGCATCCCGAATGACAGTGGGCGGACGTTCTTCGTCGTCTGTAAATACGATCAAGCGGTACTTGACCAAGGGAAACGCTCACCCGTTCTGATGCAAGGGCTGACTGGATCGAGCACGAACCACTACGGCTTCGAAGGGAATAGTTACCGGGAGACGGACAACAGAAACTACGTCTACCTCGTAGGGAGTAGCTATCGGACTAGTGTAGAACTTGATGCCACGTATAACGTCCACACGCTACGAACGACTACGTTTCCGGCTTGGGAAGACATAGCCAGCACCACCACGTACTATGTCAACGGGGTCGATAGCGGTTCGCTCTCTGAGATCACGTACAACCATGTGGATTTCAATGGCGACACGAGTACGCTTGGGTCGTTCGCACATCGGGCAGAGAGCGGATACAGTTCACATCACGGTGACATCGCGGAGGTTCTCGCTTACGACGAGGCGCTGAGTGATGATGAGCGTCGCGTAGTGGAGCAGTATCTCTCGGAAAAATACGGTCTCTGA
- the hepT gene encoding type VII toxin-antitoxin system HepT family RNase toxin, producing MTTDRFPADRLNRILTAVETIEESLGVLARKQRLSRDEYKSDSDTRDIVERRFVKMTEASIDIGEELVKHERGHPPASNPESMRALGEIGVLSSTLAEEMAQGARFRNVLSHTYGRIIDNDVVYNALQDLERYQLFVQAVRDYLDTIGALDD from the coding sequence ATGACGACTGACAGGTTTCCAGCGGACCGTCTCAACAGGATTCTGACTGCTGTCGAAACCATTGAGGAGAGCCTCGGTGTGCTTGCCCGGAAGCAGCGTCTCAGTCGCGACGAATACAAGTCCGATTCGGATACTCGTGATATCGTCGAGCGCCGGTTTGTGAAGATGACAGAAGCCTCGATCGACATCGGTGAAGAACTCGTCAAGCACGAACGCGGGCACCCACCGGCTAGCAATCCCGAATCGATGCGAGCACTCGGTGAAATTGGAGTGCTCTCATCGACGCTGGCCGAAGAGATGGCACAGGGAGCCCGTTTCCGTAACGTATTGTCGCACACATATGGTCGAATCATCGATAACGACGTTGTCTACAATGCGCTGCAAGATCTGGAGCGCTATCAGCTGTTTGTCCAAGCGGTCCGTGACTACCTCGATACCATCGGCGCACTTGACGACTGA
- a CDS encoding CPBP family intramembrane glutamic endopeptidase: MAALSVVLVAPAEEWLFRGVVQGRLRQGVGPTPAIAGSSLLFVSIHLANYSGSLLPVFAGASLIVVVGCVFGALSEYTDNLAVPIMTHATYNVVLLILSYMSI; encoded by the coding sequence TTGGCCGCACTCTCGGTGGTCCTCGTCGCACCCGCTGAGGAGTGGCTCTTTCGCGGTGTCGTTCAGGGTCGTCTCCGGCAGGGGGTCGGGCCTACTCCCGCGATTGCGGGGTCGAGTCTCCTGTTCGTGTCGATACACCTCGCGAATTATTCAGGTTCACTCCTTCCTGTCTTCGCCGGCGCATCGCTCATCGTCGTCGTCGGGTGTGTCTTCGGTGCACTGTCCGAATACACCGACAACCTCGCAGTCCCCATCATGACACACGCGACGTACAACGTGGTGTTGCTGATCCTCTCCTACATGTCGATATAG
- a CDS encoding DUF3368 domain-containing protein: MWVVDTTPLIYLAKVDRLGLVRHLDGPCVIPDRVYEEVVEIGIEQGYPDARRIECGVEDGLFTVVSGEPTALASRLQQNDNLSDADVAVLACAAAHDGVAVMDEAYGRDVAATEGITTRGTAYLALVPASNGTISVDEARTVIDAMIDEGWYCAPDLYAKIVQKLESLAG, encoded by the coding sequence ATGTGGGTCGTTGACACCACGCCGCTCATCTACCTCGCGAAAGTCGATCGTCTCGGTCTCGTCCGGCATCTCGACGGGCCGTGCGTAATCCCCGACCGTGTCTACGAGGAGGTCGTCGAAATCGGTATCGAACAGGGGTATCCGGACGCTCGTCGTATAGAGTGTGGTGTCGAGGATGGTCTGTTCACCGTCGTCTCGGGTGAGCCCACAGCACTCGCGTCACGGCTCCAGCAAAACGATAATCTCAGCGATGCTGATGTCGCTGTTCTCGCTTGCGCCGCCGCTCACGATGGCGTGGCCGTAATGGATGAGGCATACGGTCGTGACGTCGCTGCAACCGAAGGAATCACGACCCGAGGAACAGCATATCTCGCATTGGTACCTGCCAGCAATGGAACGATCAGTGTCGACGAAGCACGAACTGTAATCGATGCGATGATTGACGAGGGATGGTACTGCGCACCTGATCTCTACGCGAAAATTGTTCAGAAACTCGAATCACTTGCGGGATGA
- the mntA gene encoding type VII toxin-antitoxin system MntA family adenylyltransferase antitoxin, with protein MRTVESTALNASLDLDALLGVLREHPVQLVILFGSHATGTTHSASDIDIAVEFDAQRPSDPSYNDIFLGLSADLSDTLGTDDVDLVDLHAVSPALAEAIFENGVLLIGDQERAAELRQQITTSDTEPQSPRERLDAALARINAHLDGDDRVPVSGESENDG; from the coding sequence ATGAGAACTGTCGAATCGACTGCTCTCAATGCGTCCCTCGATCTCGACGCCCTCCTCGGCGTCCTTCGAGAGCATCCGGTCCAACTTGTGATTCTCTTCGGCTCACACGCGACCGGAACAACGCACTCAGCAAGCGATATCGATATCGCGGTCGAATTCGACGCTCAACGCCCATCAGATCCGAGCTACAACGATATCTTCCTTGGACTAAGTGCTGATCTAAGCGATACACTCGGGACGGATGACGTGGATCTCGTCGATCTCCACGCAGTCTCGCCAGCGCTCGCAGAGGCGATCTTCGAGAATGGTGTCCTCCTCATCGGCGATCAAGAACGCGCCGCTGAGCTCCGGCAGCAGATAACGACGAGTGATACCGAACCGCAGTCACCGCGCGAACGACTCGACGCAGCGCTGGCCAGAATCAATGCCCATCTTGACGGTGATGATCGGGTGCCTGTCTCCGGCGAGTCGGAGAATGACGGATGA
- a CDS encoding UPF0175 family protein codes for MGTISARVPDELEAELETYLEDENLDRSTAVRKLLSEGLEEWRRKRALEKLAAGTVTFSKAAELAEMSVWDFAQLAKQHDITWVAGDHLDSDLEAL; via the coding sequence ATGGGAACGATCTCAGCACGTGTACCCGACGAGTTGGAGGCCGAACTCGAGACATACCTCGAAGACGAGAATCTCGATCGGAGTACGGCCGTCCGAAAGCTCCTTTCCGAGGGGCTGGAGGAGTGGCGTCGGAAACGGGCACTCGAGAAGCTCGCAGCAGGGACCGTCACGTTCAGCAAGGCAGCTGAACTCGCAGAGATGTCCGTCTGGGATTTCGCTCAACTCGCCAAGCAGCATGACATTACCTGGGTTGCGGGCGACCACCTCGACTCGGATCTCGAGGCACTGTGA